Proteins found in one Leptospira bouyouniensis genomic segment:
- a CDS encoding sugar phosphate nucleotidyltransferase, with product MKKIRIGVIAAAGKGTRAYPRTSFIPKPLFVIEGKTILHRNVELMVKTFGIEKVYVLVGHLKEQIIQELEQIRLALPKVVIEPVDWTERGLASDVASLEKTIREPFLTILGDEFYYHTDHESFLKVLKKHPKMAASIGIVKTSLLSRIRKNYSVVLENDKILNLVEKPENPPNQLLGLGSYFFTPEYFEFFKKTPASPKSGVIEITDVIDKMAKESNGGVYATMLNCEYFNINSMQDYYHAVYEVRNDLFSKFKTSLIIPTNNNERSITDVIVDFKDKFNEIIVIDNESTDETVTLAKKEKVKTYTFPGDSDPSRLGEQVRRGIDYATGDIIVVVSPDGSFRSKDFPKLLEYMKDSDMVIGTRTTRQMIEQGSNLKPLYRLVNLLMGKLVEVFWWGQEPRFTDVDCQFFSVWRESYDRVRSQLVVEDRKFIVELMIDIVRSHMRCIEIPVSYFKPVGQVEYRLRDMISDSFQIFKLILSKKFFLGESRDGE from the coding sequence TTGAAAAAGATCAGAATTGGGGTGATTGCCGCTGCTGGAAAAGGCACAAGGGCCTACCCCCGCACTAGTTTCATTCCAAAACCACTGTTTGTCATCGAAGGCAAAACCATCCTACATCGTAATGTTGAGTTAATGGTAAAAACCTTCGGGATTGAAAAAGTCTATGTCCTTGTAGGCCATCTTAAGGAACAAATCATTCAAGAGCTGGAACAAATTCGATTGGCTCTTCCGAAAGTTGTCATTGAGCCAGTTGATTGGACCGAACGTGGGCTGGCATCCGATGTTGCAAGTCTTGAGAAAACAATTCGTGAACCATTTTTAACGATTTTAGGTGATGAGTTTTATTATCACACGGATCATGAATCCTTTCTCAAAGTATTAAAAAAACATCCCAAAATGGCAGCATCCATTGGTATTGTTAAAACTTCATTATTGTCCAGAATCCGGAAAAACTATTCAGTCGTATTAGAAAATGATAAAATTCTAAATCTCGTTGAAAAACCTGAGAACCCACCAAACCAACTTCTGGGATTAGGAAGTTATTTTTTTACTCCTGAATATTTTGAATTTTTCAAAAAAACACCTGCTTCACCTAAATCTGGTGTGATCGAAATCACTGACGTCATTGATAAAATGGCAAAAGAGTCGAACGGTGGTGTTTATGCAACAATGTTAAATTGTGAATACTTTAACATAAACTCGATGCAAGATTATTATCATGCAGTTTATGAAGTGCGAAACGATTTATTTTCAAAGTTTAAAACAAGTTTAATCATTCCCACTAATAATAATGAAAGATCGATCACGGATGTCATTGTAGATTTCAAAGACAAATTTAATGAGATCATCGTTATTGATAATGAATCAACAGATGAAACGGTTACACTTGCTAAAAAGGAAAAAGTGAAAACATATACTTTTCCTGGAGATTCTGATCCTTCAAGACTTGGGGAACAAGTGAGACGTGGGATTGATTATGCAACGGGTGATATAATCGTTGTTGTATCCCCCGACGGATCTTTTCGTTCCAAAGATTTTCCGAAACTTCTAGAATATATGAAGGATTCGGACATGGTGATTGGCACAAGAACCACAAGACAGATGATCGAACAAGGTTCAAATCTTAAACCATTATATCGTTTAGTAAATTTACTTATGGGTAAACTGGTCGAAGTGTTTTGGTGGGGACAAGAACCTAGATTCACTGATGTGGACTGTCAATTTTTCTCTGTTTGGCGAGAGTCATATGATAGAGTAAGATCACAATTAGTCGTTGAAGATCGTAAGTTTATCGTCGAGTTAATGATTGATATCGTTAGATCTCATATGAGATGCATTGAGATTCCAGTTTCTTATTTTAAACCAGTAGGGCAGGTGGAATACCGCCTTCGTGATATGATTTCAGATTCATTTCAAATATTTAAATTGATATTATCAAAAAAGTTTTTCCTAGGAGAAAGTCGCGATGGCGAATAA
- a CDS encoding NAD-dependent epimerase/dehydratase family protein: MANKVLVTGGCGFLGSHVCELFRKEGWDVVSFDNMTKYELKRTGYGTDATRDYNWNYLKSIGVTMVKGDIRNLEHLMDRSVDCDYIIHTAAQPAMTISWEDPELDFSTNVIGTFNVMEAARKHKIPVVNTSSIHVYGNSINDSLKEDKTSYVREPVEIPVTHPTMVGQISPLHASKMSAEHYVRSYTDMYGVKAASFRFTGIYGERQFGGEDHGWVANFAIRSVFGLPLRIFGTGKQTRDILHAEDGAKSYLEFFKNPIPGVYNIGGASPHKISLLECITLIGEILGKKQEILFEVERPGDMRYFICDISEAKKFGFNPKILPKEGVTRLLKWIEANKDVFNISGK, encoded by the coding sequence ATGGCGAATAAAGTATTGGTTACAGGTGGGTGTGGGTTTTTAGGATCACATGTTTGTGAATTGTTTCGTAAGGAAGGTTGGGATGTTGTTAGTTTTGACAACATGACAAAATATGAATTAAAACGAACTGGATACGGAACAGACGCAACACGAGATTATAACTGGAATTATTTAAAGTCAATTGGTGTCACTATGGTTAAGGGAGACATCAGAAATTTAGAACACTTAATGGACCGAAGTGTTGATTGCGATTATATCATTCACACTGCTGCGCAACCTGCCATGACCATTTCGTGGGAAGATCCAGAACTAGATTTTTCAACTAACGTGATTGGTACTTTTAACGTAATGGAAGCAGCAAGGAAACACAAAATACCTGTTGTGAATACTTCTTCTATCCATGTTTATGGAAATTCCATTAACGATAGTTTAAAAGAAGATAAAACATCTTATGTACGTGAACCAGTAGAGATCCCAGTTACTCATCCAACAATGGTTGGACAAATTTCTCCACTACATGCATCCAAGATGAGTGCAGAACATTATGTTCGCTCTTACACTGATATGTATGGAGTAAAAGCTGCAAGTTTTCGTTTTACAGGAATTTACGGTGAACGTCAGTTTGGTGGTGAAGATCATGGATGGGTTGCAAATTTTGCAATTCGTTCTGTATTTGGTTTGCCACTACGCATATTTGGGACCGGTAAACAAACCCGCGATATTCTCCATGCAGAAGATGGAGCAAAATCATATTTAGAATTTTTTAAGAATCCAATTCCTGGTGTTTACAATATTGGGGGAGCGAGTCCTCACAAAATTTCATTATTGGAATGTATCACTCTGATTGGCGAAATCCTAGGTAAAAAACAAGAAATCCTATTTGAAGTGGAACGACCTGGTGATATGCGTTATTTCATTTGCGATATATCAGAAGCCAAAAAATTTGGATTTAATCCAAAGATCCTTCCAAAAGAAGGGGTCACTCGACTATTGAAATGGATAGAAGCTAACAAAGACGTATTTAATATTTCAGGAAAGTAA
- a CDS encoding glycosyltransferase family 2 protein, with protein sequence MANKTLVVIPAYNEAATIEEVVRGAIVYADVSVTDDSSKDETPIILNKLKKEFGSRLHVIRHEKNTHIPKGIQDGMLYAVEKKYDWVITMDAGLSHDAAYLKEFIQYPNCDLVIGSRTSTVNVPLYRKFISWLAAKVMNYCLSNGIFDLFGNNLRDCTSGYRRYSKPMFETIASYPLESVAFDFHMEALSIVSKNKGTIKELPIKYVFSNSSFNRKVLKLAIQFAKKLLLRKWKLIPAYP encoded by the coding sequence TTGGCAAATAAAACTTTAGTTGTCATCCCTGCCTATAATGAAGCCGCTACAATCGAAGAGGTTGTACGCGGTGCCATTGTATATGCAGATGTTTCAGTCACAGATGACTCTAGTAAAGATGAGACACCAATTATATTAAATAAACTCAAAAAGGAATTTGGTTCCCGACTTCATGTGATCCGACATGAAAAAAATACACATATTCCTAAAGGTATCCAAGATGGAATGTTGTATGCAGTTGAAAAAAAATATGATTGGGTCATCACAATGGATGCTGGTTTGTCACATGATGCTGCGTATTTAAAAGAATTTATACAATACCCAAATTGTGACTTGGTCATCGGTTCAAGAACCTCCACAGTAAATGTTCCCTTGTATAGAAAGTTTATATCTTGGTTAGCAGCGAAAGTGATGAATTATTGTTTATCAAACGGAATATTTGATCTGTTCGGAAATAATTTGCGAGATTGCACAAGTGGATATCGAAGGTATTCTAAACCTATGTTTGAGACTATTGCTTCGTACCCGTTGGAATCAGTTGCTTTTGATTTCCATATGGAGGCACTTTCGATTGTCTCTAAAAACAAAGGTACAATCAAAGAACTGCCAATTAAGTATGTTTTTTCCAACAGTAGTTTTAACCGTAAGGTTTTAAAACTTGCAATTCAGTTTGCAAAAAAACTTTTATTAAGAAAATGGAAACTAATTCCAGCTTACCCATAA
- a CDS encoding AZOBR_p60025 family cell surface glycopolymer formation protein, whose translation MILKKLNPIFHFLNKKQFLSITLFFILWGISTISYWKKYEWNPSSMVNFGYEFALQNQKETPSNSILFKGETGDLGAGYDGQIFYYFSRPLANFNLNWPKGFDESYRAPRIGYPLLIAMFGVFGKGFAIFGMYFWNIFLILVSYFYLRKLLDDETKPYTILYLLSPFALGSYYVLVSDSIMVSLLIIGYYFFVKEKWIQFILLSSLAILTKEPALFLLFPIGLYALIHKDWKKMIIVGSVLVIPVCWHLYLSYRFPNWRPGRLTDFILPFEGLISYMESIWRQIAADSNLKELARLFSRFPLVVLFFLGAFLPFTGKLNKGWEFRISFLLIMFMVATAGYYHFWSVYENVSRMFTLSIPVLLLLMNSDKQLRKQEYILVTLLILFLFVIKVLFISKQMNFQVGF comes from the coding sequence ATGATTTTAAAAAAATTGAATCCTATTTTTCATTTTCTAAACAAGAAACAATTCTTATCTATAACTTTGTTTTTTATCCTTTGGGGAATTTCTACAATTTCTTATTGGAAAAAATATGAATGGAATCCTAGCTCTATGGTCAACTTTGGTTATGAATTTGCATTACAAAACCAAAAAGAAACTCCTTCCAATTCCATATTATTTAAAGGTGAAACGGGAGATTTAGGAGCAGGTTACGATGGACAAATTTTTTATTATTTTTCAAGACCACTCGCAAATTTTAATTTAAACTGGCCGAAAGGATTTGATGAATCGTATCGGGCTCCCAGAATCGGATATCCATTGTTAATTGCAATGTTTGGAGTATTTGGAAAAGGTTTTGCGATTTTTGGGATGTATTTTTGGAACATTTTCCTTATCTTAGTTTCTTATTTTTACCTTCGAAAACTTTTGGATGATGAAACAAAACCATATACCATTCTTTACTTATTAAGTCCATTTGCTCTTGGTAGTTATTATGTACTTGTTAGTGATTCTATAATGGTATCATTACTTATCATCGGCTATTACTTTTTTGTGAAGGAAAAATGGATTCAATTTATACTGTTATCTAGTTTGGCTATCCTTACAAAAGAACCTGCTTTGTTTTTATTATTTCCAATCGGATTGTATGCTTTGATTCATAAAGATTGGAAAAAGATGATCATAGTTGGTTCCGTTCTAGTGATTCCAGTTTGTTGGCATCTTTATTTATCATACCGTTTCCCAAATTGGAGACCTGGCAGACTGACAGACTTTATCCTTCCATTTGAAGGATTAATTTCGTATATGGAATCAATTTGGAGACAAATAGCAGCGGATTCAAATTTAAAAGAACTCGCTCGTTTGTTTTCTAGATTCCCATTAGTGGTTCTCTTTTTTCTCGGAGCATTTTTGCCTTTCACCGGCAAACTCAATAAAGGATGGGAGTTTAGAATTTCATTCCTTTTGATTATGTTTATGGTGGCGACAGCTGGTTACTACCACTTTTGGTCAGTGTATGAAAACGTTTCGAGAATGTTTACTTTATCAATTCCTGTTTTGTTATTACTAATGAATTCCGATAAACAACTTCGAAAACAAGAATATATATTGGTAACGCTTCTTATTTTATTTTTGTTTGTTATAAAAGTTTTGTTTATTTCAAAACAAATGAATTTCCAAGTAGGTTTTTAA
- a CDS encoding PDZ domain-containing protein: MKNLSQIFYSFITLLFIVNQLESKPVPVANHDASILQIKVTVVYPNYIQPWRFKNPEIRQSTGIYIGDNRILVPAQAIYFYTNIEVKKPDALKVYTAELDRLDADLGLAILKLNDPSFQKDLKEVQFPNEIFLPGLGLVMEGKDQRNIEEKKVRMVRMDIESYASGYVELPYIEIQSEEKLDGVGELIVDSSSRIPQGILYQFKENGMGKMIPSFAIKHFLNGKTFPFKGFRFKPLVDSASRNVLGLRKDDLGVLVAEIYPSSSADGLLQIEDVILEVSNFKIDPKGYFDHPKFGKLNMSYLFHNTYESESAFDKKIKIKILRNKKPISLEMDLKPLNEFSIRIPHGNTRFQMPKYLMLAGIIFQELSEHYLTDHGNQWRNRVSKELLYLNDFYRIKRNSKEGKIIFLSQVVPLVGNKAYHNTHQLILKSVNGHEISSLEELRTVVNQNESPFIKFIMNDGYELIFKKEEISSLNEEAKKSFQIGSDSNF, encoded by the coding sequence ATGAAAAACCTCTCTCAAATATTTTATAGTTTTATCACGTTATTATTCATAGTAAATCAATTGGAAAGTAAACCTGTACCTGTTGCCAATCATGACGCATCAATTCTACAAATTAAAGTTACAGTTGTATACCCAAACTACATCCAACCTTGGAGATTTAAAAATCCAGAAATTCGCCAATCAACCGGGATTTATATTGGTGACAATCGAATCTTAGTTCCTGCCCAAGCGATTTATTTTTATACAAACATTGAAGTTAAAAAACCTGATGCACTCAAAGTTTATACAGCTGAACTAGATCGTTTGGATGCTGATTTGGGTCTCGCCATTTTGAAGTTAAATGATCCTTCCTTTCAGAAAGATTTAAAAGAAGTCCAATTCCCGAATGAAATATTTTTACCTGGTTTGGGATTGGTTATGGAAGGTAAGGACCAAAGAAATATTGAAGAAAAAAAAGTTCGAATGGTTCGAATGGATATAGAATCTTATGCAAGCGGTTATGTGGAACTACCATACATTGAAATCCAATCAGAAGAAAAGTTGGATGGTGTAGGTGAACTCATCGTTGATTCATCGTCCAGAATTCCACAAGGGATTTTATACCAATTTAAGGAAAATGGTATGGGGAAAATGATTCCCTCTTTTGCCATAAAACATTTCTTAAATGGGAAAACCTTTCCGTTCAAGGGGTTCCGATTCAAACCTTTAGTGGATAGTGCTTCTCGTAATGTTTTAGGACTCCGAAAAGATGATTTGGGAGTACTTGTGGCAGAAATTTATCCCAGTTCTTCTGCTGATGGCCTGCTACAAATAGAAGATGTTATTTTAGAAGTATCAAACTTCAAAATTGATCCGAAAGGATATTTTGACCATCCAAAATTTGGAAAATTAAACATGTCATATCTATTTCACAATACTTATGAATCAGAATCTGCTTTTGATAAAAAAATTAAAATAAAAATACTCAGAAATAAAAAACCAATTTCTTTGGAAATGGATTTAAAACCATTAAATGAATTCTCAATTCGAATTCCACATGGGAATACAAGATTCCAAATGCCTAAGTATTTGATGTTAGCTGGAATTATTTTTCAAGAACTTTCCGAACATTATTTAACCGACCACGGCAACCAGTGGCGTAATCGTGTGAGTAAAGAACTTTTGTATCTAAACGATTTTTATCGAATCAAAAGAAATTCAAAAGAAGGTAAAATAATATTTTTATCTCAAGTAGTTCCCCTCGTGGGCAACAAAGCATACCACAATACCCACCAATTAATACTTAAATCTGTCAATGGGCATGAAATCAGTTCATTGGAGGAATTACGTACGGTAGTGAACCAAAATGAGTCACCATTTATCAAATTTATTATGAACGATGGATATGAACTGATTTTCAAAAAAGAAGAAATCAGTTCACTTAACGAAGAAGCTAAAAAGAGTTTCCAAATCGGATCTGATTCTAACTTTTAA
- a CDS encoding S1C family serine protease, translating to MPVIKEKKATDPNKMDSNKLMQKQKKMLTYPLAFASTILFFLSLFSDSLYADANSQSVDEIKKSVVQIRVFSQAKDPFSPWMSSGISASTGSGFIITKNRILTNAHVVSNAKFIEAQRNNQTEWFELKLLYIAHDCDLAILEVPDQSFYTDSVELKLGGLPELASPVDIIGYPIGGSKISVSRGIVSRIEQSNYAHSQIDSHLVVQVDAAINPGNSGGPALQNGKVVGVAFQASTKGENIGYIIPTNVIEHFLKDIEDGNYNGYVELGIQTQNSFSESHRKYYEIPNGEEGVFITRVFRNGSADGYLFPGDYLTAIDGRKIGRNGNLLETNSIDFLEVIDNKFAGEEIKFELIRKKKKIQVSFPAKKMPQMENQRSSYGKEYDYLIFGGLVFQTVNRDLLETWSKIGQTQGGSLLVYRFYEGSQLLDGETEDVVLYRKLPHPTNSHSDFYLNMVVESFNGIKVKNLNHFKNLIQNSKEKTFKIHFYGIQVPMILDKEESEKADEQIKRTYHITGK from the coding sequence ATGCCCGTAATCAAAGAAAAAAAGGCTACCGATCCGAATAAAATGGATTCAAATAAACTCATGCAGAAACAGAAAAAAATGTTAACCTACCCACTTGCCTTTGCGAGTACTATTTTATTTTTTCTTTCTTTATTCTCCGACTCATTGTATGCAGATGCAAACAGTCAATCTGTTGACGAAATTAAGAAATCTGTAGTCCAAATCCGTGTATTTTCACAAGCAAAAGATCCCTTTTCCCCTTGGATGTCTTCTGGAATCTCTGCATCCACTGGCTCAGGATTTATCATTACCAAAAACCGTATTTTGACAAATGCCCATGTTGTTTCCAATGCCAAATTTATTGAAGCGCAAAGGAATAACCAAACGGAATGGTTTGAATTGAAATTATTATACATTGCACACGATTGTGACTTGGCTATTTTAGAAGTCCCGGATCAATCATTTTATACCGATAGTGTAGAATTAAAGTTAGGTGGATTACCAGAACTTGCAAGTCCAGTTGATATCATTGGTTATCCAATTGGAGGCAGTAAAATATCGGTCAGTCGTGGAATTGTCTCGAGGATTGAACAATCTAATTATGCACATTCACAAATCGATAGCCATTTGGTTGTTCAAGTGGATGCAGCAATTAACCCAGGAAATTCTGGCGGTCCAGCATTACAGAATGGAAAAGTTGTTGGTGTTGCCTTCCAAGCATCGACAAAAGGAGAAAATATTGGATATATCATACCAACAAATGTAATCGAACATTTTTTAAAAGATATCGAAGATGGAAATTACAATGGCTATGTAGAACTTGGTATCCAAACACAAAACTCTTTTTCTGAATCCCATAGAAAATATTATGAAATTCCAAATGGCGAAGAAGGAGTTTTTATTACAAGAGTTTTCAGAAATGGATCGGCAGATGGATACCTATTTCCAGGTGATTATCTGACAGCGATTGACGGTCGTAAAATTGGTCGTAACGGTAACTTATTGGAAACAAACTCCATTGATTTTTTGGAAGTAATTGATAATAAATTTGCTGGAGAAGAAATCAAATTCGAATTAATTCGAAAAAAGAAAAAAATACAAGTGAGTTTTCCTGCCAAAAAAATGCCACAAATGGAAAACCAAAGATCTAGTTATGGCAAAGAATATGATTATCTAATTTTTGGTGGCCTTGTCTTCCAAACAGTAAATAGAGATCTTTTAGAAACTTGGAGTAAAATTGGCCAAACTCAAGGTGGAAGTTTATTGGTTTATAGGTTTTACGAAGGATCACAGTTGTTAGATGGCGAAACAGAAGACGTTGTTTTATATAGGAAATTACCTCACCCAACGAATTCACATTCCGATTTTTATTTGAACATGGTTGTCGAGTCATTTAATGGAATAAAGGTGAAAAACCTAAACCACTTCAAAAATTTAATACAAAACTCAAAAGAGAAAACTTTTAAAATCCACTTTTATGGAATCCAAGTACCAATGATTTTAGACAAAGAGGAATCCGAAAAAGCTGACGAACAAATCAAAAGAACCTATCATATTACAGGTAAATAA
- a CDS encoding ATP-binding protein, translating into MKTSFSILAGFFCIGNLTILLDTLILKNQILNHPHFISTFLVFLSFVLILFGLHFPTFFRNFPKLLIISSFVFGMGTMLLVVDLGLLNDIYPEASLILLKYYYNSYYILTFLIFSYLIIAKLRFNFPAIQTFMEYIYYAAFFSCFSFLIICNYSSIIPISTLYFLHFFLFLDLLFLTCFIVFLFHYSFTKDYLTHPFSFLFERSKQIFEEKIPANHSNSRIIKEKLWNLYEKHNWKKTMDSFWFQILVDETLDNALEHGGKREEDIITVHVFESPKYIDVFVIDSGKGFNPRLIPSPIELDRKLVTGGRGIHILKKLFLVRWNFLGNEVNIRVDKTKSSDWKSNV; encoded by the coding sequence ATGAAAACAAGTTTTTCAATCCTTGCTGGTTTTTTCTGTATTGGTAATTTGACAATCTTACTCGATACTTTGATTTTAAAAAACCAAATCCTAAATCACCCACATTTCATTTCCACATTCCTTGTATTTCTGTCCTTTGTACTCATTTTATTTGGCTTACACTTCCCAACCTTTTTTCGCAATTTCCCAAAACTTTTGATCATCAGTTCATTTGTATTTGGTATGGGGACTATGTTGCTTGTTGTTGATTTGGGTTTACTCAACGATATTTATCCTGAAGCCAGCTTGATCCTATTGAAATATTATTATAATAGCTATTATATTTTAACATTTTTGATTTTTTCCTATTTGATCATCGCCAAACTTCGTTTTAATTTTCCAGCAATCCAAACGTTTATGGAATATATTTATTATGCGGCATTTTTTTCATGTTTTTCTTTTTTGATTATCTGTAATTATTCTTCGATCATTCCAATCAGTACTTTATATTTTTTGCATTTTTTTCTGTTTTTAGATTTATTATTCTTAACTTGTTTTATCGTTTTTTTATTTCATTATTCTTTTACAAAAGATTATCTCACACATCCATTTTCTTTTTTATTTGAAAGATCCAAACAAATTTTTGAAGAAAAAATTCCTGCCAATCATTCCAATTCAAGAATTATCAAAGAAAAACTTTGGAACTTATATGAAAAACATAATTGGAAAAAAACAATGGATAGTTTTTGGTTTCAAATCTTAGTTGATGAAACCTTAGACAACGCTTTGGAACATGGTGGGAAAAGGGAAGAGGACATCATCACAGTTCATGTATTTGAATCTCCAAAATACATAGATGTTTTTGTAATAGATAGCGGAAAAGGATTTAACCCAAGATTAATTCCAAGCCCAATTGAATTAGATCGTAAACTTGTGACAGGCGGAAGAGGGATTCACATTCTAAAAAAACTATTTTTGGTTCGATGGAATTTTTTAGGAAACGAAGTGAATATCCGAGTCGATAAAACAAAAAGCTCCGACTGGAAATCAAATGTTTAG
- a CDS encoding adenine phosphoribosyltransferase, which yields MSIVKSKIRTIPDYPKPGILFRDITSLLIDPEGFQLTIGMFVERYQNAKLNKIAAIDARGFIPGAALAFQLGVGFVPIRKKGKLPGNTISESYALEYGVDHVEIHTDAIVPGDKVLIMDDLIATGGTLEASIKLVQNLKGQVIECSTIINLPDLGGAKRIKDTYGIDVFSICEFEGH from the coding sequence ATGTCCATTGTTAAATCTAAGATCCGAACCATTCCTGATTACCCGAAACCAGGGATTTTGTTTCGAGACATTACTTCCCTTCTCATTGATCCAGAGGGTTTCCAACTGACCATTGGGATGTTTGTAGAACGATACCAAAATGCAAAATTAAATAAGATTGCCGCCATCGACGCAAGAGGGTTTATTCCTGGTGCGGCACTTGCGTTCCAATTAGGAGTGGGGTTTGTTCCCATTCGAAAAAAAGGAAAATTACCTGGGAATACAATTTCAGAATCTTATGCGTTAGAATATGGTGTTGACCACGTTGAAATCCATACTGATGCAATAGTTCCTGGGGACAAAGTCCTTATCATGGACGATTTAATTGCAACTGGTGGGACATTGGAAGCATCGATCAAACTTGTACAGAACTTAAAAGGACAAGTGATTGAATGTTCGACAATTATCAACTTACCAGATTTAGGTGGTGCAAAAAGAATCAAAGATACTTATGGAATTGATGTTTTTTCAATTTGCGAATTCGAAGGGCACTAA
- the htpX gene encoding protease HtpX: MTWIKRIGFFLLTNILIMTTISIVTTFLGSMGFSIRAYGLDLTQLIVFCLMWGMAGSFISLLLSKMMAKWTMGVKVIDPKQASAHEMDVYRRVQSLAQRAHLPMPEVGIYESPEVNAFATGPSKSSALVAVSTGLLNRMNTQELEGVLAHELSHVANGDMVTLTLIQGVVNSFAMFISRIIAYVAANAVKEEMAHIVRIVVTIALDIVFSILGSMAVAYFSRQREFRADAGGAKLAGRESMISALESLRQMVEMPEDPRGEAIASFKISSKKGGFLSLFATHPALEDRILALKQMR, encoded by the coding sequence ATGACTTGGATCAAACGAATCGGTTTTTTCCTGTTAACCAATATATTGATTATGACGACGATTTCCATCGTTACTACCTTTTTGGGTTCGATGGGATTCAGTATCCGTGCCTATGGTTTGGATCTAACGCAACTCATTGTATTCTGTTTAATGTGGGGTATGGCGGGATCTTTCATTTCCCTCTTACTTTCCAAAATGATGGCGAAGTGGACGATGGGTGTGAAAGTTATCGATCCAAAACAAGCTTCAGCACATGAAATGGATGTGTACCGCCGTGTACAATCCTTGGCTCAAAGAGCCCACCTTCCTATGCCAGAAGTTGGTATTTACGAATCCCCTGAAGTAAATGCATTTGCAACGGGACCAAGCAAATCAAGTGCCCTTGTCGCTGTTTCTACAGGTCTCCTTAACCGGATGAACACACAAGAGTTAGAAGGGGTGCTTGCTCACGAATTGTCTCACGTAGCAAATGGTGACATGGTAACACTTACCCTTATCCAAGGTGTTGTGAACTCATTTGCGATGTTTATCTCACGTATCATTGCTTATGTAGCAGCCAATGCTGTGAAAGAAGAAATGGCTCATATTGTTCGTATTGTTGTGACCATTGCTCTCGATATCGTCTTCTCAATCTTAGGTTCTATGGCTGTTGCTTACTTCTCTCGCCAGAGAGAATTCCGAGCAGATGCTGGCGGTGCCAAACTTGCAGGACGGGAATCTATGATATCCGCATTGGAATCTCTCCGACAAATGGTAGAGATGCCAGAAGACCCAAGAGGAGAAGCCATTGCATCTTTCAAAATCTCTTCGAAAAAAGGAGGATTCCTATCTCTATTCGCCACTCACCCGGCATTAGAAGATCGAATCCTCGCTCTCAAACAAATGAGATAA